ATCGCTCAGACGGGAAAACCAGTCATTATTTCGACAGGTATGGCTTCTCTAACAGAAATCTCTGAAGCTGTTGATACACTGCGTGAAAATGGCTGTTCACAAATTATTTTATTAAAGTGCACCAGTGCTTATCCCGCCTCAGCTGCGCAAGCCAATTTGAAAACTATTCAGCATTTACGCGATACTTTCAAATGTGAAGTGGGTATTTCAGACCATACATTAGGTATAGGTGTTGCTTTGGCGGGCGTTGCCCTAGGTGCTTCAGTGATTGAAAAACATTTTGTTTTATCACGTGATGCTGGTGGCGTCGATGCCGCATTTTCATTGCAACCTGACGAGTTAACATTATTAGTGACTGAAAGTCGTTCAGCCGCTTTAGCGGGTGGAAATATTGTGTACGGTGGAGGTGCTAGCGAGCAAGCATCTAAAAAATATCGTCGCTCAATCTATATTTCACAGGATTTAAAAGCTGGCGATATTTTATCTGTTGATAATATCAAAATTGTCCGCCCCGGTTTAGGTTTAGCGCCTAAATATTATGAGATGGCACTCGGTCAGAAATTAGTTAAAGATGTACCATTAGGGACTGCATTAAGCTGGGAATTACTTAAAAGTGACTAGCTTTATAACTACTACTCAGTCAAATACCAAGGTAAGCCTCTTATTTAGATTTGATGCCTCTGGCCAAATAGGAATAGGCCATGCATTCAGATGTATGGCGCTTATCGAAGTGTTGAGTTTACAGGACAATATTACTTGTTTTGTTATTGCACGATCATTGCCTGACTTTATTATTAAAAAATTAGAAGCTTTAAAAGCAAAGTTGTTGATGTTAGATAATGATGTCGAATTAACATTTGAAATAGACTCTATAAAAAAATTCGCTTCACAACATCAAGTGACAGCGATTGTTTTAGATGGTTATCAATTTGATGTTCAATATAGACAAGCGCTTTATGCTTCAAATCTACATGTCATTGCCTTTGATGACTCGAATGAGTTAGAAAATCTATATTGTGACTTAGTGATCAACGCGTTACCTTTTGCTTCTTCGATTGGTTATGAGAAAAGTGCGCCTCAGGCAACTCATTTATTAGGGCTGGAATACAGCATTATCCGCCAAGAATTCTTACAACAAGAAGTCATTACTTTTAAAAAACGAAACAAACTATTAGTTAACTTTGGTGGCAGTGATGTTGCTAATTTAACATTTTCACTGGTCACTAAACTGTTGGATCTGGAGCTAATCGATAGTCCTGAGGATATTATCGTGATCACGGGAGGCGCTTATTCTTCCCCTGAAAAAATGAATTTATTAGCGTTGAAATTTGGCTTCCAACACATTCATAACTGCCAAAATATGGCTGAAATACTACCTCAATGTAAATTGGCTATTTGTGCTCCCGGTTCGATTGTTTATGAATTAGCTTTTTGCGGTGTGCCGAGCATCTTTTTAACTGTGGCAGATAATCAATTGTTATCCGCACAAGCCCATCAAAATATTGGCTGGTGTAAAGTTGAGAATGGATTAGAAAATCAGGGGATTGAGCATGCTTTATTGCATCTTTCTCAATTATGGAGTGCGCCATCAGAATTAATGAAGTTGTTGGAGATCGCGATCAACCTGATTGATGGGAAAGGTGTTAAACGGATCTGCTCTGCGATCAAGGACTTACTGATATGAAGTTACAAGGCTATGGCATCGAATTATCTGAAGTAACAGAAGATAAAATTGAAAAAATACGTCTCTGGCGTAATCACCCTGACATCGCGAGTGTAATGTTAGATAAAACGGAGATAACGCCTACTCAGCAACTGGCTTGGTTTGACTCGTTAGCCTGTAAAAACGATCGCTTATATTTATTGATCAGCTACAAGGGTGAGGATATCGGCATGATCTCCGCTTTGTCTGTAACCCCAAATAATGTTAGCACTGACTCAAAACCACAAAATTTACCTCTGTCACAGGCAGAAAAAATTGCACCAGGTCTGTATATTGAACCAAATAGTAAATATAAAAATAGTGTCTTAGCATTTAGCCCATCCCTTGTTTTTATTGAATACTTATTTAAACAAGGTTGTTGTACAGAGTTAGAGGCACAGGTGTTTGAGCATAATGAAAGTGCTATTCGTTACAATAAAATGCTTGGATATAAGGAGGGTGTTGTGGATGACCAAGGCCTATTAACCATGACGCTTAATATTATCGACTTTGAAAGTGCAAAAGATAAATTAAGTAAAATATTACGATTTTAAAGTAACTTATATTCGCAGAATAAACTGAGATTTTTATGACAGATACAAACAGATTGGTGAACGTTTTTGTAACCGCGTTAGAAATACCTGAAAGTGAAGTCAATGACGATTTGAAATATGACCAACATAAACGTTGGGATTCGATGGCTCATATGATTCTAATTGCACAATTAGAAGGTGAGTTTGATGTGATGTTTGATATTGATGACATCATTGATATGAGTTCATTTGTGCAAGCTAAACTTATTTTGAAAAAATATAACGCTGATTTGTCGTTATAAATCGATAGGAAATGTTGAATGATTGTTCTGGTAACGGGTGCTTATGGCGGTATAGGGCGTAGTGTATGTATTGCATATTTAAAGCAAGCAACGACGTTAATTATTTCAGGTCGAGATCCAATTAAGCTTGATGCCTTGTTATTGGAGCTACAACATATCTCCGATATTAATATTATCGCGATAGTGGCTGACGTGACCGATGAAGTACAAATATCTGCCATGTTTAAACAGATTGCAACGCAGAAAAAAAGATTAGATGTACTCGTTCATTGTGCAGGCATTTTAACGCAAAAAACTCTTATGTTAACCAGACTCAGTGAGATGCAGCAGGATCTCAATACTAACTTGCTCAGCAGTATTTTATTTTGTCAGCAAGCCAGTAAATTAATGCTTCGTAACAAGTCTGGCGTGATCACCTTAATAAGTTCAATTATTGCTTCGCAAGGTAGTGCGGGGCAAAGTGTCTATGGAGCTTCTAAAGCAGGCATTGAGGGCTTAGTTAAATCCCTCGCTAAAGAGTTAGGCTCTATTGGCATTCGTATTAACGCATTAGCACCGGGTTTTATTAATTCCGAATTAGTGGCCAATTATGACGAGCAAGAAAAACAATTATTAGCAGAAAAAACCTGTTTAAAAAGGATCGGTGAAGTGGAAGATATCGCTCCGGTTGTTACTTTCTTATCATCAAATGGCGCACGTTATATTACAGGGCAAGTGATCGCTGTAGATGGAGGATTAGCTTTGTGAGTTTAGTGGAACAAGGAGAATTAACTTTTTGGAATACTAGCCGATTAGCAAAGTGTTATGGTAATCATATCGCTTTCATTGAAAACGAAGTAGAAAATGTCCGAACAGTTAGTTATCAAGAATTAGAGCACTTAGTCATCGAAGCTAAACAAAAACTGTCTAGTTACCACAGCGAATTAAATAACAAACTATTGATCATGCTGGTGGCGAATAATTCTATTGAAAGTGTGGTTTATTATCTTGCTGCTTTACAACTCGGGCAGTCCATTTGGTGGGTAGAAAAAGACAGTGAAAAAGAACGATTACACTCGTTACAAACACACTACGGTGTTAATTTACTAATTAATAATGGGAAAATTCAAGTATTAGATTCAACACCTGTTGCACTACATGATGATTTAGCGTTATTAATCACGACCTCTGGTAGTACAGGTAGCCCAACACTGGTTAAACTAAGTTATCAGAATATTCATAGTAACTGTGTTGCTATCGGCAAAGCGCTCACATTAACCGCTTCTGATATGACGGTCACCACTTTACCTTTGCAATATAGTTTTGGGCTTTCTATTCTCAACACTCACTTAAATGCGGGCAGTACAATAATATTGACTGACGCTTCTTTAATGAGTCGTGATTTTTGGTCTCTATTCAAAGCCTATCCAATCAAATGTTTATATGGTGTGCCTTACACTTTTGAGATGTTATTAAAGCTATCGTTGCCTCGCTTACCGTTTAAGTCGTTACGTTTTATGGCGGTTGCAGGGGGGAAGTTGAGTGCAGATAAAGTGACCTTGGTGAATGATTATTGCCTGAGTAAAAACTGTGAATTTTACGTGATGTATGGGCAAACAGAAGCCAGTGCCAGAATGACCGTATTAGCGCCTGAAAAAGCGAAAATAAAACCGATGTCGATCGGACAACCCATCGCAGGTAAATTATGGTTGGAAGATGGACAAGGCAATGTCATTGAACAGACTGATAGTAAAGGAGAGCTGTGCTATCAAGGTGATAATGTCATGATGGGTATAGCACAAGAAAAAGCAGACTTATTATTACCGGCGCACACTTCAGTATTAAAAACCGGTGATGTAGGCATTGTTGATAAGGAAGGTGATTATCAAATTGTTGGGCGTTTAAAACGCATGATTAAAGTGCTAGGGCATCGTATTAATTTAGATGAAATAGAACGATTTTTTAGTGATAAAAGTCAGTCGGTTATTTGTACGGGCGAAGACGATATGATTTTTTGTTATCTTATCAATAGCTTGCAAAACAAACTGCAACTGAGTAAGTGCCAACAGTCATTAAACAATCACCTTTCCGTGCATTCAAATTATAGCCAGTGGACAGTGATTGAAGAGATCCCTTATCTCAGTTCAGGCAAGATAAATTATCCCCGACTTAAGCAATTACGGTTTGAGAGTGATGCTTCCCAAAAGGAGCAAAAATGAATTGGGAACAATTAATGACGCTACCTGCTTATGATTTAAATTCGCAAGACAAAGCCAATGTATTTACGCCTGCATTAATGGCGCTATCACAACATCATTATACTCACAGCGAAGATTACCGTTTAATTATTGATTCATTATATAAAGAGGTTTTTGAGCAAGGTGAAGTTCCTGCTTTAAACGTAGGATTATTTAAGCACCATCTCCTTAAAAGCATTCCGATTGAGAATATATTTAGGATCACTACCTCCTCAGGCACTACGTCACAGCAAGTTTCCCAAATCGTATTAGACAAAGAGAATACATTACGTCAGCAAAAAATATTAGCGACCATCCTTAAGCATTGGTTGGGTAGCAAACGCCTACCAATGTTGATCATCGATCATCCTAATGTAATTAAAGATAAATTCTCCTATTCTGCTCGTGGCGTTGGTATACAAGGTATGTCGTTGTTTGGTCATGATCATACTTATGCACTTAATGAAGACATGACCATTAATATTGGCGCTGTCAGTCAATTTTTTGACAAGTATAAAGATCAAAAGGTATTTATCTTTGGTTTTACCTTTGTAGTCTGGCAATACTTTATTAAACAACTTGCTTTGCAGCAAACTAGTTTCCAAGTCAATGAAGCTGTTTTATTACATAGTGGAGGATGGAAAAAGCTACTCGATCAAGCTGTGTCCAATGATGCTTTTAAACAGCAAGTTCAAACAACGCTAGGTTCAGTTCAAGTACATAATTTTTATGGCATGGTAGAGCAAACTGGCACTATTTATGTTGAATGTGAGTCGGGGTACTTACATTGCCCTGTTTGGAGTGATGTCACTATTCTCAATAAAAAAACGCTCAAGCCGGAAATACATGGGATTGAAGGTATTATTCAAGTGAGCTCATTATTACCCACTAGTTATCCAGGGCACCGTTTATTAACGGAAGATCTCGGCGTGATGCTAGGAGAGGATGACTGTACTTGTGGTCGTCATGGTAAATATTTTTTAGTCAACGGCCGCTTAGCCAAAGCGGAAGTAAGGGGCTGTAGTGATACTCAATCTTAAAGAATTTGAAATTAACGTTTTATTTCCGAATAATCACTCCTATCAAATTGATTCGTCTATAACGAGATCTCCATTTTCTGAGCCATTAATGTCACAACTCATTCAATTGGGCGAGTTTTTAATGACGAATGGACGTGCTGAGCCGAGTATTGTTGCCGCAGGTTATTGGTTACGTAAAAGCCATTTGCTAAGTATTAAAGCGGAGTATCCAATCTCACAATTAAAAGCAAAAGGGGCTGTGTTTCATATTGCGCCCGGCAATGTGGATACCTTGTTTTTTTATTCCATGATCATCTCTGTCTTATGCGGTAATCAAACTATTTTAAGAGTAAGTAATAATGTCAGTGCGGAAGCGCAAACGTTGTTAGATCTCTTGAATCAATTTAATGCTCAATTAGAAACAGAGCATGTCATTGCCTCACTATTAACTGTTATTCAATATCAACGTGATGACATTATTACTGCCAAAATATCCAGTGCTTGTGATAGCCGAGTGATATGGGGCGGAAACGAAAGTATCGATCATATTTGTCAGTTTCCTCTCGTAAACGGGAATTCTGACAATATTTGTTTTCCTGATAGATATTCCGTTGCTGTTATACAACTTAAAGATGAAGTGGAGATTAATAGCGCAGTAGATAATTTATTACGCGATATAAAACCCTATCACCAACAAGCGTGCTCATCGCCTAAAGTGGTTTATTGGTTAAATACGGCACATAGCTTGCAAGATAAGTTTTGGTTGTTATTAGATCAACGATTAAGCCAACAAAAGAGCTTAGAAGCAACAGAACTGATTGCGCAGTTATTGTATATACAACGACTACCATTGTTACTTAGTGCAGATAAAGTTGATAAAAATAAATGTTTATTAAAAAAATATGATCTATTGCAGGTGTTGGAGATTGAATCCATCAGCCTTAATAGCATAAAGTCACATAGTGGTCTTTGGGTGTTATTAAGCTTACAAATTAATAGTTTAGGTGATATTGAATTGTTTGAACATTGCCAAACAATGACCGTGTCAGGATTTGATAAATCACAATGTAAGCATTGGCAAAGTACGACGTTACAACCACTGAAACGGATAGTCCCAGCGGGGCAGGCATTGGCATTTTCCCATCTATGGGATGGTGTCAATTTGATTGAAAATTTAACATCATAACATTCAGGAGAACCTATGTTTTACGAGTTAGCATCGCCAACATTTGGAGATGAAGAACATGCAGCTTTAAACAAAGTGATAGAAAGTGGCTTTTTTTCTATGGGAAAATACGTCGCTGAATTCGAAAAACAATTTGCTGAATATCATGATAAAAAATATGCAGTAATGGTGAACTCTGGTTCATCACAAATTTAATTGCGACCGCTACGCTGTGTTACAAAAAAGATAGCCCATAAAACTTGGAGATGAAGTCATTGTGCCTGCTATTTCTTGGGTGAATACTTACCATCCACTACAGCAAAATGACTTAAAGTTAAAATTTGTAGATGTGCAGTTAAACAACTTAAATATCGATATTAACCAATTAGAGAAAGCATTAACTAAAGTTACCAAAATGATTGTAGGCGTCAGTATTCTAGGTAACCCTACTGCGTTAGATGTGTTGCGAAGATTTGCAGATAAATATAGTTATATTTTTTAGAAGATAATTGTGAATCACTTGATGCTGAGTTAAACAATCAAAAAACTGGTACATTCGGCG
Above is a genomic segment from Psychromonas sp. L1A2 containing:
- the pseI gene encoding pseudaminic acid synthase — encoded protein: MLEKSNNEVHIQNRKIGLDQPPFVIAELSGNHNQSLELAFKMIEAAAESGADAIKLQTYTADTMTLDCELDDFQIADDDNIWKGNSLYKLYEKAHTPWEWHQALFEKANELGLIAFSSPFDISAVDFLETLNVPCYKIASFENNDIPLIKRIAQTGKPVIISTGMASLTEISEAVDTLRENGCSQIILLKCTSAYPASAAQANLKTIQHLRDTFKCEVGISDHTLGIGVALAGVALGASVIEKHFVLSRDAGGVDAAFSLQPDELTLLVTESRSAALAGGNIVYGGGASEQASKKYRRSIYISQDLKAGDILSVDNIKIVRPGLGLAPKYYEMALGQKLVKDVPLGTALSWELLKSD
- the pseG gene encoding UDP-2,4-diacetamido-2,4,6-trideoxy-beta-L-altropyranose hydrolase, with the translated sequence MTSFITTTQSNTKVSLLFRFDASGQIGIGHAFRCMALIEVLSLQDNITCFVIARSLPDFIIKKLEALKAKLLMLDNDVELTFEIDSIKKFASQHQVTAIVLDGYQFDVQYRQALYASNLHVIAFDDSNELENLYCDLVINALPFASSIGYEKSAPQATHLLGLEYSIIRQEFLQQEVITFKKRNKLLVNFGGSDVANLTFSLVTKLLDLELIDSPEDIIVITGGAYSSPEKMNLLALKFGFQHIHNCQNMAEILPQCKLAICAPGSIVYELAFCGVPSIFLTVADNQLLSAQAHQNIGWCKVENGLENQGIEHALLHLSQLWSAPSELMKLLEIAINLIDGKGVKRICSAIKDLLI
- a CDS encoding acyl carrier protein, giving the protein MTDTNRLVNVFVTALEIPESEVNDDLKYDQHKRWDSMAHMILIAQLEGEFDVMFDIDDIIDMSSFVQAKLILKKYNADLSL
- a CDS encoding SDR family NAD(P)-dependent oxidoreductase, coding for MIVLVTGAYGGIGRSVCIAYLKQATTLIISGRDPIKLDALLLELQHISDINIIAIVADVTDEVQISAMFKQIATQKKRLDVLVHCAGILTQKTLMLTRLSEMQQDLNTNLLSSILFCQQASKLMLRNKSGVITLISSIIASQGSAGQSVYGASKAGIEGLVKSLAKELGSIGIRINALAPGFINSELVANYDEQEKQLLAEKTCLKRIGEVEDIAPVVTFLSSNGARYITGQVIAVDGGLAL
- a CDS encoding AMP-binding protein; its protein translation is MSLVEQGELTFWNTSRLAKCYGNHIAFIENEVENVRTVSYQELEHLVIEAKQKLSSYHSELNNKLLIMLVANNSIESVVYYLAALQLGQSIWWVEKDSEKERLHSLQTHYGVNLLINNGKIQVLDSTPVALHDDLALLITTSGSTGSPTLVKLSYQNIHSNCVAIGKALTLTASDMTVTTLPLQYSFGLSILNTHLNAGSTIILTDASLMSRDFWSLFKAYPIKCLYGVPYTFEMLLKLSLPRLPFKSLRFMAVAGGKLSADKVTLVNDYCLSKNCEFYVMYGQTEASARMTVLAPEKAKIKPMSIGQPIAGKLWLEDGQGNVIEQTDSKGELCYQGDNVMMGIAQEKADLLLPAHTSVLKTGDVGIVDKEGDYQIVGRLKRMIKVLGHRINLDEIERFFSDKSQSVICTGEDDMIFCYLINSLQNKLQLSKCQQSLNNHLSVHSNYSQWTVIEEIPYLSSGKINYPRLKQLRFESDASQKEQK
- a CDS encoding LuxE/PaaK family acyltransferase is translated as MNWEQLMTLPAYDLNSQDKANVFTPALMALSQHHYTHSEDYRLIIDSLYKEVFEQGEVPALNVGLFKHHLLKSIPIENIFRITTSSGTTSQQVSQIVLDKENTLRQQKILATILKHWLGSKRLPMLIIDHPNVIKDKFSYSARGVGIQGMSLFGHDHTYALNEDMTINIGAVSQFFDKYKDQKVFIFGFTFVVWQYFIKQLALQQTSFQVNEAVLLHSGGWKKLLDQAVSNDAFKQQVQTTLGSVQVHNFYGMVEQTGTIYVECESGYLHCPVWSDVTILNKKTLKPEIHGIEGIIQVSSLLPTSYPGHRLLTEDLGVMLGEDDCTCGRHGKYFLVNGRLAKAEVRGCSDTQS
- a CDS encoding acyl-CoA reductase → MSQLIQLGEFLMTNGRAEPSIVAAGYWLRKSHLLSIKAEYPISQLKAKGAVFHIAPGNVDTLFFYSMIISVLCGNQTILRVSNNVSAEAQTLLDLLNQFNAQLETEHVIASLLTVIQYQRDDIITAKISSACDSRVIWGGNESIDHICQFPLVNGNSDNICFPDRYSVAVIQLKDEVEINSAVDNLLRDIKPYHQQACSSPKVVYWLNTAHSLQDKFWLLLDQRLSQQKSLEATELIAQLLYIQRLPLLLSADKVDKNKCLLKKYDLLQVLEIESISLNSIKSHSGLWVLLSLQINSLGDIELFEHCQTMTVSGFDKSQCKHWQSTTLQPLKRIVPAGQALAFSHLWDGVNLIENLTS
- a CDS encoding DegT/DnrJ/EryC1/StrS family aminotransferase; the protein is MFYELASPTFGDEEHAALNKVIESGFFSMGKYVAEFEKQFAEYHDKKYAVMVNSGSSQI